In Citrus sinensis cultivar Valencia sweet orange chromosome 4, DVS_A1.0, whole genome shotgun sequence, one DNA window encodes the following:
- the LOC102620095 gene encoding cytochrome P450 86B1-like — MAMTRKLLFLVSDWFYAHICLWDIAAAASGLFILSCICQKLTNRGPMLWPVLGVLPSMFLHLNNMYDWATEALIKTGGTFYYRGVWMGGAYGILTADPSNIEYMVKTNFSNFPKGKNYRERFQDLLGDGIFNADSETWKEQRQIAKSHMHSSRFMEHSLQTMQDLVQQKLLRLTEKLVKSGDRFDLQEVLLRFTLDSICTAALGVDPGCLAIDLPEVPFAKAFEEATELSLFRFLLPPFIWKPMKLFGLGYERRLKIAIQIVQDFADKIVSDRRNKRKRLGSLTDQSDLLSRLMDTEEKNGHLPDKYYRDFSVSFILAGRDTTSVALTWFFWLLHKNLEVETKIRVEINEILSHKKGIIQLQDNVIFTAEELKKMVYLHAALSESLRLYPSVPIEMKQVEEDDAFPDGTMVKKGARVLYCTYSMARMESIWGKDCLEFKPERWIKDGQFVSENQFKYAVFNAGPRLCLGKKFAYMQMKMVAASILLRYSVKVDEDHNVVPKVTTTLYVKNGLMVTLKPRLDLDREVVM; from the coding sequence ATGGCAATGACAAGAaagcttttgtttttggtctcagattggttttatgcacacATATGTTTATGGGACATAGCTGCAGCTGCCTCAGGATTATTCATTTTAAGTTGCATTTGCCAAAAGCTCACAAACAGAGGTCCTATGTTATGGCCGGTGCTGGGGGTCCTACCGTCCATGTTTCTTCATCTCAACAACATGTATGACTGGGCCACAGAAGCTTTGATCAAAACCGGGGGAACGTTTTACTACAGGGGAGTATGGATGGGAGGGGCCTACGGAATCTTGACAGCTGATCCTTCCAACATTGAGTACATGgttaaaacaaatttcagCAACTTCCCCAAAGGAAAAAACTACAGAGAGAGGTTTCAGGACTTGCTCGGAGACGGTATATTCAATGCTGATAGTGAAACATGGAAGGAACAAAGGCAGATAGCTAAATCTCATATGCATTCAAGCCGGTTTATGGAGCACTCTCTCCAGACTATGCAAGATTTGGTTCAACAGAAGCTGTTAAGACTAACCGAAAAGCTGGTTAAATCAGGAGATAGATTTGATCTTCAGGAAGTGCTTCTTCGTTTTACGTTGGACAGTATTTGCACTGCTGCTCTTGGGGTTGATCCTGGATGCTTGGCAATAGACTTACCAGAAGTTCCCTTCGCAAAAGCTTTTGAAGAAGCCACAGAACTCAGTTTGTTCAGATTCTTGTTGCCACCTTTTATATGGAAGCCCATGAAGCTTTTTGGACTAGGATATGAGAGAAGGCTCAAGATAGCCATTCAAATTGTACAAGATTTTGCGGACAAGATTGTCTCAGACAGGAGGAATAAACGAAAAAGGCTTGGTAGCTTGACCGATCAATCTGATCTTCTGTCAAGGCTTATGGACACCGAGGAGAAGAACGGACATTTACCGGACAAGTACTACAGAGATTTTAGCGTAAGCTTTATTCTAGCAGGGAGAGACACAACTTCTGTAGCATTGACATGGTTTTTCTGGTTGCTGCACAAGAATCTTGAAGTTGAAACCAAAATTCGCGTCGAGATCAATGAAATTTTGTCTCACAAAAAGGGTATCATCCAACTTCAAGACAATGTAATCTTCACGGCCGAAGAGTTAAAGAAAATGGTGTATCTCCACGCAGCATTATCAGAATCCCTGAGGCTTTACCCATCAGTTCcaattgaaatgaaacaagttgaagaagatgaCGCGTTCCCTGATGGTACCATGGTCAAAAAGGGAGCTAGAGTTTTGTACTGCACTTACTCGATGGCTCGAATGGAGTCCATTTGGGGTAAAGATTGCTTGGAGTTCAAGCCAGAGAGGTGGATTAAAGATGGGCAGTTTGTGAGTGAGAATCAATTCAAATATGCTGTGTTCAATGCCGGTCCAAGGTTGTGCTTAGGCAAGAAGTTTGCATACATGCAGATGAAAATGGTAGCTGCTTCAATTCTGTTGAGGTATTCAGTTAAGGTAGATGAAGATCATAATGTTGTTCCAAAGGTGACTACAACACTCTACGTGAAGAATGGGTTGATGGTGACTCTAAAGCCTAGATTGGATTTGGACAGAGAAGTAGTCATGTAA
- the LOC102624622 gene encoding proteasome subunit beta type-7-B isoform X2 has translation MDNANIGIPPKGGFSFDLCRRNDMLSKKGIVPPPSYRKTGTTIVGLIFQNGVILGADTRATAGSIVCDKNCEKIHYMAPNIYCCGAGTAADTEAVTDMVSSQLQLHRYHTGRESRVVTALTLLKSHLFKYQGHVQAALVLGGVDATGPHLHTIYPHGSTDTLPFATMGSGSLAAMAVFESKYREGLTKEEGISLVCEAICSGIFNDLGSGSNVDICVITKGDKEYLRNHQLPNPRTYISSKGYSFPKKTEGTCITKLFPT, from the exons ATGGATAATGCAAACATAGGAATTCCTCCAAAAGGTGGGTTCAGTTTTGACTTGTGCAGAAGGAATGATATGCTTTCAAAGAAAGGCATTGTGCCGCCTCCATCTTATCGAAAGACTGGGACAACTATAGTTGGTCTAATCTTTCAg AATGGAGTCATCCTTGGAGCAGATACAAGAGCAACTGCTGGATCCATTGTCTGTGATAAGAATTGTGAGAAAATACATTATATGGCTCCTAATATTTACTGTTGTGGAGCTGGAACTGCTGCTGACACCGAAGCAGTAACAG ACATGGTTAGTTCGCAGCTCCAGCTTCATCGATATCATACCGGTCGAGAATCAAGGGTTGTGACAGCTCTTACTCTTCTGAAGTCGCATCTGTTCAA GTACCAAGGTCACGTGCAAGCTGCTTTGGTTCTTGGGGGAGTTGATGCCACTGGACCACATTTGCACACC ATCTATCCTCATGGATCAACAGACACACTTCCATTTGCTACTATGGGTTCTGGTTCACTTGCGGCAATGGCTGTTTTTGAGTCGAAGTACCGTGAAGGCCTGACT AAGGAAGAAGGAATAAGTTTGGTGTGTGAGGCTATCTGCTCTGGCATATTTAATGATTTGGGAAGTGGAAGCAATGTTGATATATGTGTGATAACAAAG GGAGATAAAGAGTACTTGAGAAACCATCAGTTGCCTAATCCACGCACTTATATCAGTTCAAAGGGATATTCATTTCCTAAGAAGACTG AGGGGACATGCATTACAAAACTCTTTCCAACTTGA
- the LOC102624622 gene encoding proteasome subunit beta type-7-A isoform X1, translating into MDNANIGIPPKGGFSFDLCRRNDMLSKKGIVPPPSYRKTGTTIVGLIFQNGVILGADTRATAGSIVCDKNCEKIHYMAPNIYCCGAGTAADTEAVTDMVSSQLQLHRYHTGRESRVVTALTLLKSHLFKYQGHVQAALVLGGVDATGPHLHTIYPHGSTDTLPFATMGSGSLAAMAVFESKYREGLTKEEGISLVCEAICSGIFNDLGSGSNVDICVITKGDKEYLRNHQLPNPRTYISSKGYSFPKKTEVLLTKITPLENQVEVIEVGDSMEE; encoded by the exons ATGGATAATGCAAACATAGGAATTCCTCCAAAAGGTGGGTTCAGTTTTGACTTGTGCAGAAGGAATGATATGCTTTCAAAGAAAGGCATTGTGCCGCCTCCATCTTATCGAAAGACTGGGACAACTATAGTTGGTCTAATCTTTCAg AATGGAGTCATCCTTGGAGCAGATACAAGAGCAACTGCTGGATCCATTGTCTGTGATAAGAATTGTGAGAAAATACATTATATGGCTCCTAATATTTACTGTTGTGGAGCTGGAACTGCTGCTGACACCGAAGCAGTAACAG ACATGGTTAGTTCGCAGCTCCAGCTTCATCGATATCATACCGGTCGAGAATCAAGGGTTGTGACAGCTCTTACTCTTCTGAAGTCGCATCTGTTCAA GTACCAAGGTCACGTGCAAGCTGCTTTGGTTCTTGGGGGAGTTGATGCCACTGGACCACATTTGCACACC ATCTATCCTCATGGATCAACAGACACACTTCCATTTGCTACTATGGGTTCTGGTTCACTTGCGGCAATGGCTGTTTTTGAGTCGAAGTACCGTGAAGGCCTGACT AAGGAAGAAGGAATAAGTTTGGTGTGTGAGGCTATCTGCTCTGGCATATTTAATGATTTGGGAAGTGGAAGCAATGTTGATATATGTGTGATAACAAAG GGAGATAAAGAGTACTTGAGAAACCATCAGTTGCCTAATCCACGCACTTATATCAGTTCAAAGGGATATTCATTTCCTAAGAAGACTG AGGTACTACTTACAAAGATTACACCATTGGAAAACCAAGTCGAAGTCATTGAAGTAGGAGATTCAATGGAAGAATAA
- the LOC102624622 gene encoding proteasome subunit beta type-7-B isoform X3: MDNANIGIPPKGGFSFDLCRRNDMLSKKGIVPPPSYRKTGTTIVGLIFQNGVILGADTRATAGSIVCDKNCEKIHYMAPNIYCCGAGTAADTEAVTDMVSSQLQLHRYHTGRESRVVTALTLLKSHLFKYQGHVQAALVLGGVDATGPHLHTIYPHGSTDTLPFATMGSGSLAAMAVFESKYREGLTKEEGISLVCEAICSGIFNDLGSGSNVDICVITKGDKEYLRNHQLPNPRTYISSKGYSFPKKTE; this comes from the exons ATGGATAATGCAAACATAGGAATTCCTCCAAAAGGTGGGTTCAGTTTTGACTTGTGCAGAAGGAATGATATGCTTTCAAAGAAAGGCATTGTGCCGCCTCCATCTTATCGAAAGACTGGGACAACTATAGTTGGTCTAATCTTTCAg AATGGAGTCATCCTTGGAGCAGATACAAGAGCAACTGCTGGATCCATTGTCTGTGATAAGAATTGTGAGAAAATACATTATATGGCTCCTAATATTTACTGTTGTGGAGCTGGAACTGCTGCTGACACCGAAGCAGTAACAG ACATGGTTAGTTCGCAGCTCCAGCTTCATCGATATCATACCGGTCGAGAATCAAGGGTTGTGACAGCTCTTACTCTTCTGAAGTCGCATCTGTTCAA GTACCAAGGTCACGTGCAAGCTGCTTTGGTTCTTGGGGGAGTTGATGCCACTGGACCACATTTGCACACC ATCTATCCTCATGGATCAACAGACACACTTCCATTTGCTACTATGGGTTCTGGTTCACTTGCGGCAATGGCTGTTTTTGAGTCGAAGTACCGTGAAGGCCTGACT AAGGAAGAAGGAATAAGTTTGGTGTGTGAGGCTATCTGCTCTGGCATATTTAATGATTTGGGAAGTGGAAGCAATGTTGATATATGTGTGATAACAAAG GGAGATAAAGAGTACTTGAGAAACCATCAGTTGCCTAATCCACGCACTTATATCAGTTCAAAGGGATATTCATTTCCTAAGAAGACTG AATAG
- the LOC102624331 gene encoding glycosyl hydrolase 5 family protein: MSTDDTPKERKKERKKTNMGRFISFSFLTSHPLLLLLIIFPIIIIIQQSKPAIGLPLSTNSRWIVDENGHRVKLACVNWVSHLEPVVAEGLSKQPMDMLSKRVVDMGFNCVRLTWPLYLATNDSLASLTVRQSFQKLGLLEAIGGIQSNNPSIVDLPLIKAFQAVVASLGNNNVMVILDNHISKPGWCCSNSDGNGFFGDQYFNPDLWIKGLTKMATIFNGVRNVVGMSLRNELRGPKQNVKDWYRYMQLGAEAVHAANPEVLVILSGLNFDKDLSFVRNQAVNLTFTGKLVFEAHWYGFTDGQAWVDGNPNQVCGRVVDNVMRLSGFLLEQGWPLFVSEFGADLRGNNVNDNRYLNCFFGVAAELDWDWALWTLVGSYYLREGVIGLNEYYGLFDWNWCDIRNSSFLERISSLQSPFRGPGVFETGLHKVIYHPATGLCVQRKSFLDPLTLGPCTESEAWSYTPHKTISLKGAYFCLQAKHVGKPAKLGIICTDCGSTWEIISDSKMHLSSKADNGTTVCLDVDSSNTIVTNTCKCLSRDKTCDPASQWFKLVDSTRSSTTTKSFFQFNPILDLPGKDFIWKFFGLF, translated from the exons ATGTCCACAGACGACACcccaaaagaaagaaagaaggaaagaaaaaaaaccaacATGGGGAggttcatttcattttccttccTCACTAGTCATCCTCTTCTTCTCTTACTGATCATCTTcccaatcatcatcatcatacaACAATCAAAGCCAGCAATTGGACTCCCTCTCTCCACAAACTCAAGATGGATCGTCGACGAAAACGGGCATCGAGTGAAGTTAGCATGCGTGAATTGGGTGTCACATCTTGAACCCGTCGTTGCAGAGGGACTTAGCAAGCAGCCCATGGATATGCTATCAAAGCGAGTAGTGGACATGGGATTCAATTGCGTTAGGCTCACTTGGCCTCTTTACTTGGCCACCAATGACTCTTTGGCATCCCTCACTGTTCGCCAGTCGTTTCAGAAACTTGGTTTGCTTGAAGCCATCGGTGGCATACAATCCAACAACCCCTCCATCGTCGACCTTCCTCTCATTAAAGCCTTCCAG GCAGTGGTGGCAAGCCTTGGGAACAACAATGTGATGGTCATACTTGACAACCACATCAGCAAGCCAGGTTGGTGTTGCAGTAATTCTGACGGCAATGGATTCTTCGGTGACCAGTACTTCAACCCAGATCTCTGGATCAAGGGCCTAACGAAAATGGCAACCATTTTTAATGGTGTTAGAAACGTGGTCGGCATGAGCCTAAGGAATGAGCTGAGAGGTCCCAAACAGAACGTTAAAGATTGGTACAG ATACATGCAGTTAGGAGCTGAAGCTGTGCACGCTGCAAATCCAGAAGTTCTTGTTATTCTTTCAGGCTTAAATTTCGACAAAGACCTCTCGTTCGTTCGAAATCAAGCAGTGAACCTCACGTTCACTGGGAAATTAGTATTCGAGGCTCATTGGTATGGTTTCACAGATGGGCAGGCGTGGGTGGATGGTAACCCAAATCAAGTGTGTGGCAGAGTGGTGGATAACGTGATGAGATTATCTGGATTCTTGTTGGAACAGGGGTGGCCATTGTTTGTGAGTGAGTTTGGGGCGGATTTGAGGGGAAACAATGTGAATGACAATAGATACTTGAATTGCTTCTTTGGTGTTGCGGCTGAACTTGACTGGGATTGGGCGTTGTGGACGCTTGTTGGGAGTTATTACTTAAGAGAAGGGGTTATTGGGTTGAATGAATATTATGGGTTGTTCGACTGGAACTGGTGTGACATCAGGAATTCAAGCTTTTTAGAGAGGATATCATCTCTTCAATCTCCTTTTCGAG GGCCTGGTGTTTTTGAAACTGGCCTGCATAAAGTTATTTATCATCCAGCAACTGGGCTCTGTGTCCAAAGAAAATCATTCCTCGATCCCTTGACGTTGGGTCCTTGCACAGAATCTGAAGCGTGGAGCTATACACCCCACAAGACTATTTCACTGAAAGGGGCATATTTCTGCTTACAAGCTAAGCACGTTGGAAAACCGGCAAAACTTGGTATTATTTGTACGGATTGTGGCTCAACCTGGGAAATTATATCAGATTCAAAGATGCACTTGTCATCGAAGGCAGACAATGGCACGACTGTTTGCCTGGATGTAGACTCCAGCAATACAATTGTTACAAATACTTGTAAATGCTTGAGTAGAGATAAGACGTGCGACCCTGCAAGCCAATGGTTCAAACTCGTCGACAGCACAAGAAGTTCAACCACGACAAAATCATTCTTTCAGTTCAATCCAATACTGGATTTACCTGGAAAGGATTTCATATGGAAATTTTTTGGCTTGTTCTGA
- the LOC102623856 gene encoding mRNA export factor GLE1 isoform X1 encodes MGAIKLELRCPQKVDGIAIDPEPDWSFDALLSELNSLETRLNASSKPVPFTKTKSREISTGKSVESNARAFVIRVSDDELENDNERKGEEVHNGSLVAVKRFTCDALYLSESDDSDDDVALGGESFLMDEVGLADGALVELTHQHQLGVKEEIRNLISTLETQLISENEQSTSALAQVEKYRDMRREMDRKIDTVYQRKIAEALDNHLTAVQRDHELKSQIEERKIRSDAAYEEAKRKERALQEEKLRQEKVKAEAEMQAKLRAEEAKRAALEAEKRAAKEAAEREAAENSKRITAGVSQDGACGRQPDDSSVIAGAQSRGSRSDGTKKLQSAVRATESALNIEQKRLQKLKELDEENQSLKLSSNEDFGGYEKDISRLIRQIRGLKDNVRTKASELVKILNNPLCPQSISLATFSKKVVSRCETPDDNVAMSCGYVIVLVASQVPQVMDILLGEFHRACIYTVPKHIVFSEAAFESEEAYYKTIGYREEDGKIESLENYLSRLKSYMRLYAALIQTEIPGVQNAHGLKEGWAWLARFLNALPANIYTGVALIAFLQLAGFALFKKYKSQFRKILDNIYDNFLNALKAREDSKLNLVIAEIQYYIEDKKFLEEPEGRTLQAPPLSSTLVPEADYQEYGRYHQYQEYGYQYH; translated from the exons AT GGGAGCTATTAAATTGGAGCTTCGATGTCCTCAAAAAGTAGATGGAATCGCAATTGATCCTGAACCTGATTGGAGTTTCGATGCTCTTTTATCCGAACTTAATTCACTCGAAACTAGGCTTAATGCCTCCTCAAAGCCAGTGCCTTTcaccaaaacaaaatcccG agaaatttcaaCTGGGAAAAGTGTTGAGAGCAATGCGAGGGCATTTGTCATTCGCGTATCGGATGATGAGTTGGAGAATGATAATGAACGCAAGGGTGAGGAGGTTCACAATGGAAGTTTGGTGGCAGTGAAACGATTCACTTGTGATGCACTTTATTTGAG TGAGAGTGATGATTCTGATGACGACGTAGCACTTGGAGGTGAATCATTTTTAATGGATGAAGTGGGGTTAGCGGATGGTGCTTTGGTTGAGTTAACCCATCAGCACCAGCTTGGAGTTAAG GAGGAGATTAGGAACCTGATTTCGACATTAGAGACACAGTTAATCAGTGAAAATGAACAGTCAACCTCTGCACTTGCCCAAGTTGAGAAATATAGAGACATGAGAAGGGAAATGGATAGAAAAATTGATACTGTATATCAGCGGAAAAT TGCAGAAGCACTAGATAATCATTTGACTGCTGTCCAGCGGGACCATGAACTCAAATCGCAAATAGAGGAAAGGAAAATAAGAAGTGATGCAGCTTATGAAGAAGCCAAGAGAAAGGAAAGGGCTcttcaagaagaaaaactacgtcaagaaaaagttaaagcaGAGGCAGAG ATGCAGGCTAAACTTAGAGCTGAGGAAGCAAAAAGAGCTGCTTTAGAAGCTGAGAAGCGAGCAGCAAAAGAAGCGGCAGAAAGGGAAGCTGCTGAAAACTCTAAAAGGATTACTGCTGGAGTGTCTCAAGATGGAGCTTGTGGACGTCAACCGGATGACAGTTCAGTAATTGCTGGTGCTCAATCTAGGGGATCTAGATCTGATGGAACAAAGAAACTACAATCAGctg TCAGAGCTACTGAAAGTGCTTTAAACATAGAGCAAAAACGACTACAGAAGCTTAAAGAGTTGGATGAGGAAAACCAGTCATTGAAATTAAGCTCCAATGAG GATTTCGGTGGCTATGAAAAGGATATTTCCAGGCTGATAAGACAAATTAGGGGGCTGAAAGACAATGTCAG GACAAAAGCAAGTGAACTTGTTAAGATTTTAAACAATCCTCTTTGTCCTCAATCCATCAGCCTTGCAACTTTTTCCAAGAAG GTTGTCTCCCGTTGTGAAACCCCTGATGATAATGTCGCTATGTCATGTGGCTATGTAATTGTTTTGGTTGCATCACAG GTCCCACAGGTGATGGATATTCTTCTTGGAGAGTTCCATCGAGCTTGCATCTACACGGTCCCAAAGCATATAGTATTCTCAGAG GCTGCATTTGAATCAGAAGAGGCTTACTACAAAACTATTGGATACCGTGAGGAAGATGGAAAGATAGAGTCTCTTGAGAATTATTTGAGCCGATTAAAATCTTACATGAGATTATATGCAGCTCTTATTCAG ACAGAAATTCCGGGTGTCCAGAATGCACATGGCCTGAAAGAAGGTTGGGCATGGCTTGCAAGGTTCTTAAATGCCTTGCCTGCCAACATATACACTGGTGTTGCGTTGATTGCATTTCTGCAA TTGGCAGGCTTTGCTCTcttcaaaaaatacaaatctcAATTCAGGAAGATATTGGACAATATCTATGACAACTTCCTGAATGCACTCAAAGCACGAGAAGACTCAAAGTTGAATCTAGTCATTGCTGAGATTCAATATTACatagaagataaaaaattccTTGAAGAACCCGAAGGGAGAACTCTGCAGGCTCCTCCGCTATCAAGTACCTTGGTGCCCGAAGCTGATTACCAAGAATATGGTAGGTATCATCAGTATCAAGAATATGGATATCAATACCATTGA
- the LOC102623856 gene encoding mRNA export factor GLE1 isoform X2 has translation MGAIKLELRCPQKVDGIAIDPEPDWSFDALLSELNSLETRLNASSKPVPFTKTKSREISTGKSVESNARAFVIRVSDDELENDNERKGEEVHNGSLVAVKRFTCDALYLSESDDSDDDVALGGESFLMDEVGLADGALVELTHQHQLGVKEEIRNLISTLETQLISENEQSTSALAQVEKYRDMRREMDRKIDTVYQRKIAEALDNHLTAVQRDHELKSQIEERKIRSDAAYEEAKRKERALQEEKLRQEKVKAEAEAKLRAEEAKRAALEAEKRAAKEAAEREAAENSKRITAGVSQDGACGRQPDDSSVIAGAQSRGSRSDGTKKLQSAVRATESALNIEQKRLQKLKELDEENQSLKLSSNEDFGGYEKDISRLIRQIRGLKDNVRTKASELVKILNNPLCPQSISLATFSKKVVSRCETPDDNVAMSCGYVIVLVASQVPQVMDILLGEFHRACIYTVPKHIVFSEAAFESEEAYYKTIGYREEDGKIESLENYLSRLKSYMRLYAALIQTEIPGVQNAHGLKEGWAWLARFLNALPANIYTGVALIAFLQLAGFALFKKYKSQFRKILDNIYDNFLNALKAREDSKLNLVIAEIQYYIEDKKFLEEPEGRTLQAPPLSSTLVPEADYQEYGRYHQYQEYGYQYH, from the exons AT GGGAGCTATTAAATTGGAGCTTCGATGTCCTCAAAAAGTAGATGGAATCGCAATTGATCCTGAACCTGATTGGAGTTTCGATGCTCTTTTATCCGAACTTAATTCACTCGAAACTAGGCTTAATGCCTCCTCAAAGCCAGTGCCTTTcaccaaaacaaaatcccG agaaatttcaaCTGGGAAAAGTGTTGAGAGCAATGCGAGGGCATTTGTCATTCGCGTATCGGATGATGAGTTGGAGAATGATAATGAACGCAAGGGTGAGGAGGTTCACAATGGAAGTTTGGTGGCAGTGAAACGATTCACTTGTGATGCACTTTATTTGAG TGAGAGTGATGATTCTGATGACGACGTAGCACTTGGAGGTGAATCATTTTTAATGGATGAAGTGGGGTTAGCGGATGGTGCTTTGGTTGAGTTAACCCATCAGCACCAGCTTGGAGTTAAG GAGGAGATTAGGAACCTGATTTCGACATTAGAGACACAGTTAATCAGTGAAAATGAACAGTCAACCTCTGCACTTGCCCAAGTTGAGAAATATAGAGACATGAGAAGGGAAATGGATAGAAAAATTGATACTGTATATCAGCGGAAAAT TGCAGAAGCACTAGATAATCATTTGACTGCTGTCCAGCGGGACCATGAACTCAAATCGCAAATAGAGGAAAGGAAAATAAGAAGTGATGCAGCTTATGAAGAAGCCAAGAGAAAGGAAAGGGCTcttcaagaagaaaaactacgtcaagaaaaagttaaagcaGAGGCAGAG GCTAAACTTAGAGCTGAGGAAGCAAAAAGAGCTGCTTTAGAAGCTGAGAAGCGAGCAGCAAAAGAAGCGGCAGAAAGGGAAGCTGCTGAAAACTCTAAAAGGATTACTGCTGGAGTGTCTCAAGATGGAGCTTGTGGACGTCAACCGGATGACAGTTCAGTAATTGCTGGTGCTCAATCTAGGGGATCTAGATCTGATGGAACAAAGAAACTACAATCAGctg TCAGAGCTACTGAAAGTGCTTTAAACATAGAGCAAAAACGACTACAGAAGCTTAAAGAGTTGGATGAGGAAAACCAGTCATTGAAATTAAGCTCCAATGAG GATTTCGGTGGCTATGAAAAGGATATTTCCAGGCTGATAAGACAAATTAGGGGGCTGAAAGACAATGTCAG GACAAAAGCAAGTGAACTTGTTAAGATTTTAAACAATCCTCTTTGTCCTCAATCCATCAGCCTTGCAACTTTTTCCAAGAAG GTTGTCTCCCGTTGTGAAACCCCTGATGATAATGTCGCTATGTCATGTGGCTATGTAATTGTTTTGGTTGCATCACAG GTCCCACAGGTGATGGATATTCTTCTTGGAGAGTTCCATCGAGCTTGCATCTACACGGTCCCAAAGCATATAGTATTCTCAGAG GCTGCATTTGAATCAGAAGAGGCTTACTACAAAACTATTGGATACCGTGAGGAAGATGGAAAGATAGAGTCTCTTGAGAATTATTTGAGCCGATTAAAATCTTACATGAGATTATATGCAGCTCTTATTCAG ACAGAAATTCCGGGTGTCCAGAATGCACATGGCCTGAAAGAAGGTTGGGCATGGCTTGCAAGGTTCTTAAATGCCTTGCCTGCCAACATATACACTGGTGTTGCGTTGATTGCATTTCTGCAA TTGGCAGGCTTTGCTCTcttcaaaaaatacaaatctcAATTCAGGAAGATATTGGACAATATCTATGACAACTTCCTGAATGCACTCAAAGCACGAGAAGACTCAAAGTTGAATCTAGTCATTGCTGAGATTCAATATTACatagaagataaaaaattccTTGAAGAACCCGAAGGGAGAACTCTGCAGGCTCCTCCGCTATCAAGTACCTTGGTGCCCGAAGCTGATTACCAAGAATATGGTAGGTATCATCAGTATCAAGAATATGGATATCAATACCATTGA